In Carassius gibelio isolate Cgi1373 ecotype wild population from Czech Republic chromosome B20, carGib1.2-hapl.c, whole genome shotgun sequence, the following are encoded in one genomic region:
- the LOC127984289 gene encoding adenylate cyclase type 3-like: MRLKFTPESLEKVYQTYFLRQRQETLLVLIVFAALFNGYVVIMCAVVYSDDKLKTLAVAAGGLASDILLYILYRFRLLPESVTRVLVPYALWLLITIHVLCYFSLNFAGFYAAGDTVGWQTFFLFSFFLTLPLPLAPIALLSALSCCAHTLLLGFTVAQRHQDKLQLTVLIRQLVANLMLYFAAMFVGMMSYFMADRIYRTAFLEAKQSLEVNLTLKEQSQQQEELLLSILPKHIADEMLQGMKKGANQKSDAQQFNTMYMYRHENVSILFADIVGFTQLSSVVTPKELVKLLNELFARFDKLAAQHHQLRIKILGDCYYCICGLPDYREDHAVCSIMMGLSMVEAISYVREKTQTDVDMRVGVHTGTVLGGVLGQRRWQFDVWSTDVTVANKMESGGIPGRVHISQNTKDCLHDEFELEEGNGGERCEYLLEKGIETYLVLVSKDTPKTNGVTNGTVRIVINTSKPSGSYTSVKNIPEESETQQLQLANPTNEGMEGDHLNQLLNKALLERETEETLEERKTSVLSLRFEDSDLESRYSAEKERRTGVAFSCCCVVLIFTSVMEMLIDPQLIVNYVTLAVGELLLLILTLCSLAAIFPQVFPRRLVSFSQWIDRTRWARNTWAMAAIFVLTMAEVADMLSCVQPPLVLLNSSSGVTLESLGDGGCAENPKHYGYISVLSLVSTVMLVQLSHLVKLALMLLVTIATGAVNIHSWMYIYNIYDFIRYLDYSYSVVPTRYLLTVMIIIMMMSFYYYARHVERQSRKLFLWKIEVHDQKEKVYEMRTYNEALVTNMLPEHVAKHFLGTKMRDEELYSQSYDEIGVMFASIPNFSDFYTEEGINNGGIECLRILNEIISDFDSLLDRTEFRNITKIKTIGSTYMAASGVTPESNTNRYAERKLEDQSILERWQHFADLADFALAMKVTLGNLNKQSFNNFMLRIGLNKGGVLAGVIGARKPHFDIWGNTVNVASRMESTGVMGNIQVVEDCYNILKEYGFRFVRRGPIYVKGKGELLTFFMKGKDKSVTKTTAVSLPHQIPNKS, translated from the exons ATGCGTCTCAAGTTTACACCGGAGTCTCTGGAGAAAGTTTATCAGACGTATTTTCTGCGGCAGAGGCAGGAGACGTTACTGGTGCTGATCGTGTTCGCGGCACTATTTAACGGTTATGTCGTCATCATGTGCGCGGTGGTTTACTCTGATGATAAACTGAAGACGCTCGCGGTGGCGGCAGGTGGGCTCGCGTCGGATATTCTGCTCTATATTTTGTACCGGTTCCGTTTGCTGCCGGAGTCCGTGACCCGTGTCCTTGTGCCGTACGCGCTCTGGCTGCTCATCACGATCCACGTGCTGTGTTACTTCAGTTTGAACTTCGCGGGATTTTACGCGGCCGGTGACACCGTTGGATGGCAGACATTCTTCCTCTTCTCCTTCTTCCTCACGCTCCCGCTGCCTCTCGCGCCCATCGCGCTCCTGAGCGCGCTCTCGTGCTGCGCGCACACGCTACTGCTGGGATTCACCGTAGCGCAAAGACACCAAGACAAACTACAGTTAACAGTGCTGATCAGACAG CTGGTGGCGAATCTGATGCTGTATTTTGCTGCCATGTTTGTGGGCATGATGTCATATTTCATGGCCGACCGTATATACCGCACAGCGTTCCTCGAGGCCAAACAATCTCTGGAAGTCAATCTTACGCTGAAGGAACAGAGTCAACAACAG GAGGAATTGCTGTTGTCCATCTTGCCGAAGCACATAGCAGATGAGATGCTTCAGGGCATGAAGAAAGGAGCCAATCAGAAATCAGATGCTCAGCAGTTCAACACCATGTATATGTACCGCCACGAAAACGTCAG TATCCTTTTCGCAGACATTGTAGGTTTTACACAGCTGTCTTCTGTCGTGACTCCAAAAGAACTCGTCAAACTACTCAACGAACTCTTTGCTCGCTTTGACAAACTAGCAGCA CAACACCACCAGCTGAGGATCAAGATTCTGGGAGACTGTTATTACTGTATCTGCGGTTTGCCAGATTACCGTGAAGATCATGCGGTCTGCTCCATTATGATGGGTCTGTCTATGGTGGAGGCCATCTC ATATGTGCGTGAAAAAACTCAGACAGATGTGGACATGCGTGTAGGTGTGCACACGGGTACTGTACTGGGTGGAGTCCTGGGACAGAGGCGCTGGCAATTTGATGTCTGGTCCACTGATGTTACTGTGGCAAACAAGATGGAGTCAGGAGGCATCCCGGG GCGTGTGCACATCTCTCAGAACACAAAGGACTGTTTGCACGATGAGTTTGAGCTGGAGGAGGGCAATGGAGGAGAGCGCTGCGAGTACCTTCTGGAGAAAGGCATCGAAACGTATCTGGTGCTTGTGTCCAAAGACACTCCTAAAACAAACGGAGTGACCAACGGCACAGTGCGTATC GTGATCAACACCTCGAAACCCAGCGGCAGCTACACGTCAGTAAAGAACATACCTGAGGAGTCAGAAACACAG CAGCTGCAGTTGGCCAATCCGACTAATGAAGGGATGGAGGGCGATCATCTAAACCAGCTGCTGAATAAAGCTCtgctggagagagagacagaggagac TCTGGAGGAGAGGAAGACGTCGGTTCTGTCTCTGAGGTTTGAGGACTCTGATCTAGAGTCTCGTTACTCAGCAGAGAAGGAGAGACGGACGGGCGTTGCTTTCAGCTGTTGTTGTGTCGTTCTGATCTTCACCTCAGTCATGGAAATGCTCATAGACCCACA GCTGATTGTGAATTATGTGACTCTAGCTGTTGGTGAGCTGTTACTGCTGATTCTGACTCTGTGTTCACTAGCAGCCATCTTTCCTCAA GTCTTCCCCCGGAGGCTGGTGTCTTTCTCGCAGTGGATCGACCGCACACGCTGGGCTCGTAACACATGGGCCATGGCTGCCATATTTGTTCTGACCATGGCTGAGGTGGCCGATATG CTGAGCTGTGTTCAGCCCCCTCTCGTGCTGCTGAACTCCTCGTCCGGCGTGACGCTTGAGTCTCTGGGAGACGGCGGATGCGCGGAGAACCCCAAACACTACGGATACATCTCAGTGCTGTCGCTCGTGTCGACCGTCATGCTCGTGCAGCTCAGCCATCTGGTCAAGCTGGCACTCATGCTGTTGGTTACAATAGCAACAGGAGCCGTAAACATCCACagctggatgtacatttacaacaTCTACGATTTCATTCGCTACCTGGACTACAG TTATTCAGTGGTTCCCACCAGATATCTGCTGACTGTGATGATTATCATCATGATGATGAGTTTCTACTACTACGCACGTCAC GTGGAGAGACAGTCGCGTAAACTGTTTCTGTGGAAGATTGAGGTTCACGATCAGAAGGAGAAAGTGTATGAAATGAGAACGTACAACGAGGCGCTGGTCACTAACATGCTTCCTGAACACGTGGCCAAACACTTCCTGGGCACCAAGATGCGAGATGAG GAACTTTACAGTCAGTCGTATGATGAGATCGGCGTGATGTTCGCCTCTATTCCCAACTTCTCTGACTTTTACACGGAGGAGGGCATAAACAATGGAGGAATAGAATGCCTCCGAATCCTGAATGAGATCATCTCTGACTTTGACAGT CTTCTGGACCGCACAGAGTTTCGTAACATTACGAAGATCAAGACCATCGGCAGCACATACATGGCTGCATCAGGCGTGACGCCGGAGAGCAACACCAACAGATACGCCGAGCGCAAG CTAGAGGATCAGTCCATCCTGGAGCGCTGGCAACACTTTGCTGATTTGGCAGACTTTGCACTGGCTATGAAAGTCACACTTGGAAACCTAAACAAACAGTCATTCAATAACTTCATGCTGCGCATAG GTCTGAATAAGGGGGGTGTGTTGGCTGGAGTGATTGGTGCTCGCAAACCTCATTTCGATATTTGGGGAAACACTGTAAATGTGGCCAGTCGTATGGAGTCCACTGGGGTTATGGGTAACATACAG GTGGTGGAGGACTGCTATAACATCCTGAAGGAGTACGGTTTCCGTTTCGTCAGAAGAGGACCCATCTATGTAAAGGGAAAAGGAGAACTGCTCACTTTCTTCATGAAAGGCAAAGACAAATCTGTCACAAAGACGACTGCAGTCTCTCTCCCACATCAGATACCAAACAAATCCTGA